The Halosimplex litoreum genome has a window encoding:
- a CDS encoding urease subunit gamma — MNLTPKEQERLTVFMAAELARRRKERGVALNHPESVAYISDWCFERGRDGWSVAEIRAEATQLLDPEDVMEGVPEMVDIIQVEPTFPDGTKLVTVHDPIRSSEAVDPGSDDEAAADGGDPTDADESADEEGDA, encoded by the coding sequence ATGAACCTTACACCCAAAGAGCAGGAACGGCTGACGGTCTTCATGGCCGCAGAGCTCGCGCGCCGGCGCAAGGAACGCGGCGTCGCGCTGAACCACCCCGAATCGGTCGCGTACATCTCCGACTGGTGTTTCGAGCGGGGCCGCGACGGCTGGTCGGTCGCCGAGATCCGCGCCGAGGCCACCCAGTTGCTCGACCCCGAGGACGTCATGGAGGGCGTCCCCGAGATGGTCGACATCATCCAGGTCGAGCCCACCTTCCCCGACGGGACGAAGCTCGTCACCGTCCACGACCCGATCCGGTCGTCCGAGGCGGTCGACCCCGGCAGCGACGACGAGGCGGCCGCCGACGGCGGCGACCCGACGGACGCTGACGAGAGCGCCGACGAGGAGGGCGACGCGTGA
- the ureG gene encoding urease accessory protein UreG — protein sequence MSLTHRDVATVGIGGPVGSGKTALVTELVPRLRDAGLDVGVIANDVLTQEDADALRERFAGIVPEDLVAGVETGACPHTGIREDPSMNLAQIDAFLAEHPDLDLVIVESGGDNLAATFNPELADYSLYVISVAEGEDIPRKRGPGVVDCDLLVVNKTDLAPHVDVDLDVLEADADEVRDGPWLFTNCKAGEGIDEVQEYVSEGVLFA from the coding sequence GTGAGCCTCACCCACCGCGACGTGGCGACGGTCGGCATCGGCGGCCCAGTGGGGTCGGGCAAGACCGCGCTGGTCACCGAACTCGTCCCGCGGCTGCGTGACGCCGGCCTGGACGTCGGCGTCATCGCCAACGACGTGCTCACCCAGGAGGACGCCGACGCGCTGCGCGAGCGCTTCGCGGGGATCGTTCCCGAGGACCTCGTCGCCGGCGTCGAGACCGGCGCCTGCCCCCACACGGGAATCCGCGAGGACCCCTCGATGAACCTCGCACAGATCGACGCCTTCCTCGCCGAGCACCCGGACCTGGACCTGGTGATCGTCGAGAGCGGCGGCGACAACCTCGCCGCGACCTTCAACCCCGAACTCGCCGACTACTCGCTGTACGTCATCTCGGTGGCGGAGGGCGAGGACATCCCCCGCAAGCGCGGCCCGGGCGTCGTCGACTGCGATCTGCTCGTGGTCAACAAGACCGACCTGGCCCCCCACGTCGACGTCGACCTGGACGTGCTGGAAGCCGACGCCGACGAGGTGCGCGACGGCCCCTGGCTGTTCACGAACTGCAAGGCAGGCGAGGGGATCGACGAGGTCCAGGAGTACGTCAGCGAGGGCGTGCTGTTCGCATAG
- a CDS encoding urease accessory protein UreD codes for MAADSPGASDDSPDRPSDGPPAPPSRRDRSGEADEPPHPAFADYATESLPAAAVGSPGKDGRLELRFAVDEAGETNLVRDLARAPFHVSGTLGHDPLPEAETVYVQSPTGGLAQGDRHAVEIAVGADAVAHVSTQSSQKVLSMERNYAAADVSLSVDRNGHLDYVPEPAILHEDSRFFQAIDLDLATDASAVVGDVVVPGRLARGERFDFERYLSRLQVRRDGELLVDDATHLRPADADPSAAGVMGAFAVVGTLYVLVPESESDELDDLSERLHAAATAAAETGAADGDRDDADPDTVRAGATRLPNDAGVVVRALGHRAETATAALRAAWDEARIGLLGVGAPESRRP; via the coding sequence ATGGCCGCCGACAGCCCGGGCGCGTCCGACGACTCGCCCGACCGACCATCCGACGGCCCGCCCGCACCGCCGAGCCGGCGCGACCGGAGCGGCGAGGCCGACGAGCCGCCACATCCCGCCTTCGCCGACTACGCGACCGAGTCGCTGCCCGCCGCGGCGGTCGGCTCGCCCGGCAAGGACGGCCGGCTCGAACTCCGCTTCGCCGTCGACGAGGCCGGCGAGACGAACCTCGTGCGCGACCTCGCACGGGCGCCGTTCCACGTCAGCGGCACGCTCGGCCACGACCCGCTGCCCGAAGCGGAGACGGTGTACGTCCAGTCGCCGACCGGCGGCCTCGCGCAGGGCGACCGTCACGCGGTCGAGATCGCGGTCGGCGCCGACGCCGTCGCGCACGTCTCCACCCAGAGTTCCCAGAAAGTGCTCTCGATGGAGCGCAACTACGCCGCCGCGGACGTGTCGCTCTCGGTCGACCGGAACGGCCACCTCGACTACGTACCCGAGCCGGCGATCCTCCACGAGGACTCCCGATTCTTCCAGGCGATCGATCTGGACCTCGCGACCGACGCGAGCGCGGTCGTCGGTGACGTGGTGGTTCCGGGGCGACTCGCCCGCGGCGAGCGCTTCGACTTCGAACGGTACCTCTCTCGACTGCAGGTCCGCCGCGACGGCGAACTACTGGTCGACGACGCGACGCACCTCCGGCCCGCCGACGCCGACCCGTCGGCGGCGGGCGTGATGGGCGCGTTCGCCGTCGTCGGGACGCTGTACGTACTCGTCCCCGAGAGCGAGTCGGACGAACTCGACGACCTGAGCGAGCGCCTCCACGCGGCCGCGACGGCCGCCGCCGAGACCGGCGCTGCCGACGGCGACCGCGACGACGCAGACCCCGACACGGTCCGCGCGGGCGCGACCCGTCTCCCGAACGACGCCGGCGTCGTCGTCCGGGCGCTGGGCCACCGCGCCGAGACCGCGACCGCCGCGCTCCGGGCGGCGTGGGACGAGGCGCGAATCGGCCTGCTGGGCGTCGGCGCGCCCGAGTCGCGGAGGCCCTGA
- a CDS encoding urease accessory protein UreE has protein sequence MLVAESVVGRLDDESVAERVASGDPLRIEVDETERRRSRFRTTSEDGTDLGVVVARELRDRDVLSTGDRLVVVSLEAVDAMVLDFAGVADPDRAAVTTALELGHAVGNRHWDLAVEDGRAYLPLADTRERMEATVEPHLPDGATVGYEEVPPTLFDEGNGGDHSHGHGDGGHSHGDGGHSHSHGDGAHGVRTIDPGDGRESAGGEES, from the coding sequence ATGCTCGTCGCCGAGTCCGTCGTCGGACGCCTCGACGACGAGTCCGTCGCCGAGCGCGTCGCGTCGGGCGACCCGCTCCGGATCGAAGTCGACGAGACCGAGCGCCGTCGCTCGCGCTTTCGGACGACCTCTGAGGACGGCACCGACCTCGGCGTCGTCGTCGCCCGCGAGCTGCGCGACCGCGACGTGCTCTCGACGGGCGACCGGCTCGTCGTCGTCTCGCTCGAAGCGGTCGACGCGATGGTGCTCGACTTCGCCGGGGTAGCCGACCCCGACCGCGCGGCGGTGACGACCGCGCTCGAACTCGGCCACGCCGTCGGGAACCGCCACTGGGACCTCGCCGTCGAGGACGGTCGGGCGTACCTCCCGCTGGCGGACACCCGCGAGCGCATGGAAGCGACCGTCGAACCACACCTCCCCGACGGCGCGACCGTCGGCTACGAGGAAGTTCCGCCGACGCTGTTCGACGAGGGCAATGGGGGCGACCACTCACACGGTCACGGCGACGGCGGCCACTCCCACGGCGACGGCGGGCACTCCCACAGCCACGGCGACGGTGCCCACGGCGTCCGAACGATCGATCCGGGGGACGGACGGGAGTCTGCGGGGGGTGAGGAGTCGTGA
- a CDS encoding urease accessory protein UreF gives MSDEATLESLRLADSFLPVGTDSVSYALEQFVADDAVTDAEELRALVGTVLRRQHGRADLVALRAAHAAAAAGDIDAVERADRRLTAATLPAEFRESSERTGDRLLTLQRDLRDERLLESYGAAVDADEAPGNYAVALGTVAALADVPEREACLLACHEFATAQLGAAQRLMRLGSTEVQRVLDDLRPAMVDAVEASAEREVDDMAPFAPLVDVRSAEHERAQRRLFLS, from the coding sequence GTGAGCGACGAAGCCACGCTCGAATCGCTGCGGCTGGCCGATTCGTTCCTGCCGGTGGGGACCGACAGCGTCTCCTACGCGCTGGAGCAGTTCGTCGCCGACGACGCGGTGACCGACGCCGAGGAGCTGCGGGCGCTGGTCGGGACGGTGCTCCGGCGCCAGCACGGCCGGGCCGACCTGGTGGCGCTGCGGGCGGCCCACGCCGCGGCCGCCGCCGGCGATATCGACGCCGTCGAGCGCGCCGACCGCCGACTCACCGCCGCGACGCTCCCCGCGGAGTTCCGCGAGAGCTCCGAGCGGACGGGCGACCGGCTGTTGACCCTCCAACGTGACCTGCGCGACGAGCGCCTCCTCGAATCGTACGGCGCCGCGGTCGACGCGGACGAGGCGCCCGGCAACTACGCAGTCGCCCTCGGGACGGTCGCCGCGCTCGCGGACGTGCCCGAGCGCGAGGCGTGTCTGCTGGCCTGTCACGAGTTCGCCACCGCGCAACTCGGGGCGGCCCAGCGGCTCATGCGCCTGGGGTCGACCGAGGTCCAGCGCGTCCTCGACGACCTGCGTCCGGCGATGGTCGACGCCGTCGAGGCGAGCGCCGAGCGCGAAGTCGACGACATGGCACCGTTCGCCCCGTTGGTCGACGTGCGTTCCGCGGAGCACGAGCGCGCCCAGCGGCGGCTGTTCCTGAGCTGA
- a CDS encoding FG-GAP repeat protein, producing MDRSRRALLSALASTGVAGLAGCPGLTGADTPEPDGDTPAPSGDDRSTFRRVTSDATLAGPGDEGDGFGEAVALSDRRGVVVAPAAAGVAEHSGTGTLFDRDGWSRSATVEPPVASAAVALSGGTALVGAPQAADESGRETGVAFVFERADGEWRHTATLTATESADSDEFGRSVALAGDTAVVGAPESSRRGDESGAAYVFERAEGEWRETATLAHGDPAPGDRFGDAVATDGETVAVGAADDDTGPGTPATPPATDALTEMVGSVTVFERADEEWSRRTRLTASDGREDDGLGYSVAVDDGVVLAGAVFRESYDELWTGGAYVFERGADGWTQVATLVASDGDDGDEFGASVALSGDRAVVGAPSDEDPYGDRAGSAYAFTRSDGEWAEVAKLVAADGTVGDAFGFSVALAGETALVGAPNSGGPNDDDDGGSASVFDLDGIE from the coding sequence ATGGATCGGTCCCGACGCGCCCTCCTCTCCGCCCTCGCATCGACCGGTGTCGCCGGCCTCGCGGGCTGTCCCGGCCTGACCGGTGCGGACACGCCCGAACCCGACGGCGACACGCCCGCTCCGAGTGGCGACGACCGCTCGACGTTCCGCCGGGTGACCAGTGACGCGACGCTCGCAGGTCCGGGCGACGAGGGCGACGGCTTCGGCGAGGCGGTCGCCCTGTCCGACCGGCGAGGCGTCGTCGTCGCGCCGGCGGCCGCAGGCGTGGCCGAACACAGCGGGACGGGGACGCTGTTCGACCGCGACGGGTGGTCCCGGAGCGCGACGGTCGAACCGCCGGTCGCGAGCGCGGCCGTCGCACTCTCGGGCGGGACGGCGCTCGTGGGCGCACCGCAGGCGGCCGACGAGTCGGGCCGCGAGACCGGCGTCGCGTTCGTCTTCGAGCGCGCGGACGGCGAGTGGCGACACACGGCGACGCTCACCGCCACCGAGAGCGCCGACAGCGACGAGTTCGGCCGGTCGGTCGCGTTAGCGGGCGACACCGCGGTCGTGGGCGCGCCGGAGAGCAGCCGTCGCGGCGACGAGAGCGGGGCAGCCTACGTCTTCGAGCGCGCCGAGGGAGAGTGGCGCGAGACGGCGACGCTCGCACACGGCGACCCCGCACCGGGCGACCGGTTCGGCGACGCGGTGGCGACCGACGGGGAGACCGTCGCCGTCGGCGCGGCCGACGACGACACCGGTCCGGGGACGCCCGCGACGCCGCCGGCGACGGACGCGCTGACCGAGATGGTCGGCTCGGTCACCGTCTTCGAGCGGGCCGACGAGGAGTGGAGCCGCCGGACGCGGCTGACCGCGAGCGACGGTCGCGAGGACGACGGACTGGGTTATAGCGTCGCGGTCGACGACGGGGTGGTGCTGGCGGGCGCGGTCTTCCGGGAGAGCTACGACGAGCTGTGGACCGGCGGCGCGTACGTCTTCGAGCGCGGAGCCGACGGCTGGACCCAGGTCGCGACGCTGGTCGCTTCGGACGGCGACGACGGCGACGAGTTCGGCGCGAGCGTCGCGCTCTCGGGCGACCGAGCGGTCGTCGGCGCGCCGAGCGACGAGGACCCCTACGGTGACCGGGCGGGGTCGGCCTACGCGTTCACGCGGTCGGACGGCGAGTGGGCGGAGGTCGCCAAACTCGTCGCCGCGGACGGCACGGTCGGTGACGCGTTCGGCTTCTCGGTCGCGCTGGCGGGCGAGACGGCGCTGGTCGGCGCGCCGAACAGCGGGGGTCCGAACGACGACGACGACGGCGGGTCGGCGTCGGTCTTCGACCTGGACGGGATCGAGTGA
- a CDS encoding DUF368 domain-containing protein yields the protein MTTAPDSARDEVTLRESVPPAREWARTFVVGLFMGSADAVPGVSGGTIALIAGIYERLITAINEVTPGRFLDGVRALTPLDGGVSLDRAAAVLEEVDGWFLIALLGGIFSAIVLVTRIVDIANDAVPVLLFGFFFGLIGASAVILFRAVSVRTVPEVVAAVAGFTVAFVVSGYGEVLESGGLAVVFGAGALAISAMILPGISGSLVLVILSQYERMSSTLSAFIDALIGVVTGGGVAPVIDRGVVVVTFVCGGLVGLFTVSRVIRRALDYNREVTFAFLVALVLGALRAPIVTLSDASEYPSVVWDTPTIQAFAGAAVVGAVVVFVLDWYAVDLDLDSV from the coding sequence ATGACGACAGCCCCGGACAGCGCCCGCGACGAGGTGACGCTCCGCGAGTCGGTCCCGCCCGCCCGCGAGTGGGCACGAACCTTCGTCGTCGGTCTGTTCATGGGCAGTGCCGACGCGGTTCCCGGCGTCTCCGGCGGCACCATCGCCCTGATCGCCGGCATCTACGAGCGACTCATCACCGCGATCAACGAGGTCACGCCCGGTCGGTTCCTCGACGGCGTCCGCGCGCTCACGCCGCTGGACGGAGGCGTCTCGCTCGACCGCGCCGCCGCCGTCCTCGAAGAGGTCGACGGCTGGTTCCTGATCGCCCTGCTCGGCGGTATCTTCTCTGCGATCGTCCTCGTCACCCGAATCGTCGACATCGCCAACGACGCGGTACCGGTGCTGCTGTTCGGCTTTTTCTTCGGACTGATCGGCGCCTCGGCGGTGATCCTCTTCCGGGCGGTCTCGGTCCGAACGGTCCCCGAAGTCGTCGCGGCGGTCGCCGGGTTCACCGTCGCCTTCGTCGTCTCGGGCTACGGCGAGGTCCTCGAATCCGGCGGACTCGCGGTCGTGTTCGGCGCGGGCGCCCTGGCCATCAGCGCGATGATCCTCCCCGGAATCTCCGGATCGCTCGTGCTCGTTATCCTCAGCCAGTACGAGCGGATGTCCTCGACGCTCTCGGCGTTCATCGACGCACTCATCGGCGTCGTGACGGGCGGCGGCGTCGCCCCGGTAATCGACCGCGGGGTCGTGGTGGTGACGTTCGTCTGCGGGGGGCTGGTCGGTCTGTTCACCGTCTCCCGGGTTATCCGGCGCGCGCTCGATTACAATCGCGAGGTGACGTTCGCCTTCCTCGTCGCGCTCGTCCTCGGGGCGCTGCGGGCGCCCATCGTGACGCTCAGCGACGCCTCGGAGTACCCGTCGGTCGTCTGGGACACCCCCACTATCCAGGCCTTCGCCGGCGCCGCCGTCGTCGGCGCCGTCGTCGTCTTCGTCCTCGACTGGTACGCCGTCGATCTGGACCTCGATAGCGTCTGA
- a CDS encoding DUF4129 domain-containing protein has protein sequence MIGRPLGTALLIAVAVVGLGAVAAVDPGNPAEGVDRERNASIVERQPFVGAGSAGGLVIGVPFPVPGGIPLPLPGPALVLTALAAGAAALWYRSDTDVSLEGIGDDDDESEVGGGDVDLTAMGEAAGAAADRIDADADLTNEVYRAWDEMRVHVDAPDAETTAPAEFADAAVAAGMDPDDVAELTELFAEVRYGGHDPADRADRAVAALRRIETAYADGDGTDDAAADDDEGTDASTDAPADGDGTGGERR, from the coding sequence ATGATCGGCCGGCCACTCGGGACCGCGCTCCTGATCGCGGTGGCGGTCGTCGGACTGGGTGCGGTCGCGGCCGTCGACCCAGGGAACCCGGCCGAGGGCGTCGACCGCGAGCGTAACGCGTCCATCGTCGAGCGCCAGCCGTTCGTCGGGGCCGGGAGCGCGGGCGGATTGGTGATCGGGGTCCCGTTCCCGGTCCCGGGAGGGATCCCGCTCCCGCTGCCCGGCCCCGCGCTGGTGCTCACCGCCCTCGCCGCCGGAGCGGCGGCCCTCTGGTACCGGTCGGACACGGACGTGTCGCTGGAGGGGATCGGTGACGACGACGACGAGAGCGAGGTGGGTGGCGGGGACGTGGACCTGACGGCGATGGGTGAGGCGGCCGGCGCGGCCGCAGACCGAATCGACGCCGACGCCGACCTGACCAACGAGGTGTACCGGGCCTGGGACGAGATGCGCGTCCACGTCGACGCGCCCGACGCCGAGACCACCGCACCGGCGGAGTTCGCCGACGCCGCCGTCGCCGCCGGCATGGACCCCGACGACGTGGCCGAACTCACCGAACTGTTCGCCGAAGTGCGCTACGGCGGGCACGACCCCGCCGACCGTGCCGACCGCGCCGTTGCGGCGCTGCGTCGGATCGAAACGGCGTACGCCGACGGTGACGGAACCGACGACGCTGCGGCCGACGACGACGAGGGCACCGACGCCTCGACGGACGCGCCCGCGGACGGCGACGGAACGGGGGGCGAGCGGCGATGA